One window of Leifsonia sp. AK011 genomic DNA carries:
- a CDS encoding methionine aminopeptidase, which yields MTDWWYNHVTGEVEEGPQSLATDRDGPFKTREEAARAPEIIAERARRWAAEEAADWDKS from the coding sequence ATGACCGACTGGTGGTACAACCACGTGACCGGCGAAGTCGAAGAGGGCCCACAGTCGCTCGCGACGGACCGTGACGGCCCGTTCAAGACCCGCGAGGAGGCGGCCCGCGCCCCCGAGATCATCGCGGAGCGCGCCCGCAGGTGGGCCGCCGAGGAGGCAGCCGACTGGGATAAGTCCTAG
- a CDS encoding PucR family transcriptional regulator, which produces MVIRLPQYGRSQNELPTVAQTLEFPTILRGDPVVVAGAAGLGRRVRWVHMSEIVDIAGLLHGGELLLTMGIVFPDEPSELAAYVERLVEANAAALVIGLGPRYPESLPHALVEAAEKHGLPLIALRRKIAFIDVTEEVHASLIDVQVRDLQASESIHVIFSALAVQGSKPEIVLRQVAKLSGFAVVLENRSRQVLAFDPGERSAGDVLAEWAEHSNRPHRPVRTYYDPLSGWLQTMVGARGNDWGRLVLMAPSAGARDLDSALEPTMTIPRSLIMLVEQAASTLAIGRLVDRESHLLDLTTHSSVLSRLLAGEGDPSELDEQAHALGVSFRRMRLAAFAFRSRETASQDPRDRQGNLRTLAGAVSDIAQERGLASLVAPVDDFTVGMLTSLSPGSTDLTEAAAIVERLGRDGASVVVASGGVSRGSAASRAALLDAIETAATAVSMGVESDVVTANDLGLRGLIHTLRDDPRVVQFGERAIGALVDYDAQHRTSLVPLLRHFLDAGRNKTVAARRAFVSRPWMHERLRLAGEVLCVDLDDESTCLTLQVALLVMDTQRERSETQRKAHQ; this is translated from the coding sequence ATGGTGATCCGACTCCCCCAGTACGGGCGCTCGCAGAATGAGCTGCCGACCGTCGCACAGACTCTCGAGTTCCCCACGATCCTGCGGGGCGACCCCGTCGTCGTCGCCGGGGCTGCCGGGCTCGGACGCCGCGTTCGGTGGGTGCACATGAGCGAGATCGTCGACATCGCGGGACTCCTGCACGGTGGTGAACTGCTCCTGACGATGGGCATCGTCTTCCCGGACGAGCCCTCGGAGCTCGCGGCCTACGTCGAGCGGCTTGTGGAGGCCAATGCAGCGGCACTCGTCATCGGCCTCGGCCCGCGGTATCCCGAGAGCCTCCCCCACGCCCTCGTGGAAGCCGCGGAGAAGCACGGGCTGCCCCTCATCGCCCTGCGTCGCAAGATCGCGTTCATCGACGTGACGGAGGAGGTGCACGCGTCCCTCATCGACGTCCAGGTGCGCGACCTGCAGGCCTCGGAGAGCATCCACGTGATCTTCAGCGCCCTCGCCGTGCAGGGCAGCAAGCCCGAGATCGTGCTGCGACAGGTCGCCAAGCTCTCCGGGTTCGCCGTCGTGCTCGAGAACCGATCCCGCCAGGTTCTCGCGTTCGACCCCGGCGAGCGATCCGCCGGCGATGTGCTCGCCGAGTGGGCCGAACACAGCAACCGGCCCCACCGCCCGGTCCGCACGTACTACGACCCGCTCAGCGGCTGGCTGCAGACCATGGTGGGTGCCCGCGGTAACGACTGGGGACGGCTCGTGCTCATGGCGCCGTCCGCTGGCGCGCGGGACCTCGATTCCGCCCTCGAGCCCACGATGACCATCCCGCGAAGCCTCATCATGCTCGTCGAGCAGGCAGCGTCCACGCTCGCCATCGGCAGGCTCGTCGACCGGGAGTCCCACCTGCTCGATCTCACCACGCACAGCAGCGTGCTCAGTCGCCTTCTCGCGGGCGAGGGAGACCCATCCGAACTGGACGAGCAGGCCCACGCGCTCGGGGTCTCGTTCCGGCGGATGCGGCTGGCGGCGTTCGCCTTCCGCTCGCGGGAGACCGCGTCGCAGGATCCGCGGGATCGGCAGGGCAACCTCAGGACCCTCGCGGGAGCCGTCTCCGATATCGCGCAGGAGCGCGGGCTCGCCTCGCTCGTGGCGCCGGTGGACGACTTCACCGTCGGGATGCTCACCTCGCTCTCCCCCGGATCGACGGACCTCACCGAAGCCGCTGCCATCGTCGAGCGGCTCGGGCGCGACGGCGCCTCGGTCGTCGTGGCCAGCGGCGGGGTGTCTCGCGGGTCCGCCGCATCCCGGGCGGCGCTCCTCGATGCGATCGAGACGGCAGCGACCGCCGTGAGCATGGGGGTCGAGTCCGACGTCGTCACGGCCAACGACCTGGGGCTCCGCGGGCTGATTCACACTCTGAGGGATGACCCGCGCGTCGTGCAGTTCGGAGAACGGGCCATCGGCGCACTCGTCGACTACGACGCCCAGCACCGCACGTCGCTCGTGCCCCTGCTGCGCCACTTCCTCGATGCCGGACGCAACAAGACGGTCGCCGCGCGCAGGGCGTTCGTCTCGCGTCCCTGGATGCATGAGCGACTCCGCCTCGCCGGTGAGGTGCTCTGTGTCGACCTCGATGACGAGAGCACGTGCCTCACCCTCCAGGTCGCCCTGCTCGTCATGGATACGCAACGTGAGCGGTCGGAAACCCAGCGAAAGGCCCACCAGTGA
- the atzF gene encoding allophanate hydrolase has product MTSSLIAVRRALEAIREADRPEIWISLRDPADLEAEATHIDADPAELPLRGMTLAVKDNIDVAGLPTTLGLPLERRGDLVTADATAVARLRAAGAIVIGKTNLDQFATGLVGTRSPYGAVRNALWPERISGGSSSGSAVAVALGIVDIALGTDTAGSGRVPAALNRIVGIKPTLGLVPTTGMRDACRPFDTITVFARDLETAASATATIVGPDPADGLSRSIPSDAVLAAPGHPVLAIPREEDLAALTPAARSAWDAAIERWSTVAELRTLDISPLLATAKLLYDGAIVAGRYAAAGEFLSDEKGLDPTVAGIVRRAKSVAGWEYVRDREALDAARVAALASLEGIDGIVIPTAPGHPTLEEVAADPLAVNAWMGTYTNFVNLLDLSAIAVPFDDGADSGFGTTIVTRAFQERVAFDLAARFLGVEAPAASGDPGIDVAVFGAHLTGQPLNGQLTDLGARFVTSIETAASYTLHALDTTPPKPGLVFVDEGGSSIGGELWRMSPAALGTFLADLPSPMTLGRVELSDGRQVVGFGCTPAALAGALDITAHGSWPAYLASR; this is encoded by the coding sequence GTGACCTCCTCCCTCATCGCGGTCCGCCGCGCCCTCGAGGCCATTCGTGAGGCGGACCGCCCCGAGATCTGGATCTCCCTCCGCGATCCTGCGGACCTGGAGGCAGAGGCGACACACATCGACGCCGACCCGGCCGAGCTTCCCCTGCGCGGCATGACGCTCGCGGTCAAGGACAACATCGACGTGGCGGGCCTCCCGACGACTCTCGGCCTTCCCCTCGAGCGACGCGGCGACCTGGTGACCGCGGATGCCACGGCCGTCGCACGACTGCGCGCTGCCGGCGCGATCGTCATCGGCAAGACCAACCTCGACCAGTTCGCCACGGGACTGGTCGGAACACGAAGCCCCTACGGTGCGGTGCGCAACGCCCTGTGGCCCGAGCGGATCTCGGGGGGATCGAGCTCGGGCTCAGCGGTCGCCGTCGCTCTTGGCATCGTCGACATCGCGCTCGGTACGGACACGGCGGGTTCCGGGCGGGTGCCAGCGGCGCTCAATCGGATCGTCGGCATCAAGCCGACCCTCGGCCTCGTGCCCACGACGGGTATGAGGGATGCCTGTCGCCCGTTCGACACGATCACGGTATTCGCCCGCGACCTCGAGACCGCAGCATCCGCCACCGCGACCATCGTGGGACCCGATCCGGCCGACGGCCTGAGCCGGAGCATCCCCTCGGACGCGGTTCTCGCTGCGCCGGGGCATCCCGTGCTCGCGATCCCGCGTGAGGAGGACCTCGCGGCGCTCACGCCCGCCGCGCGATCGGCGTGGGATGCCGCGATCGAACGCTGGTCGACGGTGGCCGAGCTCCGCACCCTCGACATCTCGCCCCTCCTCGCCACGGCCAAGCTCCTCTACGACGGCGCGATCGTCGCGGGGCGGTATGCCGCCGCGGGAGAGTTCCTGTCGGACGAGAAGGGCCTGGACCCCACCGTGGCCGGGATCGTGCGGCGCGCGAAATCCGTCGCCGGGTGGGAGTACGTCCGTGATCGCGAGGCTCTCGATGCTGCCCGGGTTGCGGCCCTCGCCTCTCTCGAGGGCATTGACGGGATCGTGATCCCGACCGCCCCCGGACACCCGACCCTCGAGGAGGTCGCGGCCGACCCCCTCGCGGTCAACGCCTGGATGGGCACCTACACGAACTTCGTGAACCTCCTCGACCTGTCCGCGATCGCCGTGCCCTTCGACGACGGCGCGGACTCTGGGTTCGGCACCACGATCGTCACGCGCGCATTCCAAGAGCGGGTCGCGTTCGACCTCGCCGCGCGCTTCCTCGGCGTCGAGGCGCCAGCAGCCTCCGGCGACCCCGGCATCGACGTTGCGGTCTTCGGCGCCCATCTCACGGGACAACCCCTCAATGGGCAGCTCACCGACCTCGGTGCCCGCTTCGTCACGAGCATCGAGACCGCCGCGAGCTACACGCTTCACGCACTCGACACGACGCCGCCGAAGCCCGGTCTGGTCTTCGTGGACGAGGGCGGGAGCAGCATCGGCGGCGAGCTGTGGCGGATGTCACCCGCAGCGCTCGGCACGTTCCTCGCCGACCTGCCCTCGCCGATGACGCTCGGCAGGGTCGAGCTCTCCGATGGCCGGCAGGTCGTGGGCTTCGGATGCACGCCAGCGGCTCTCGCGGGCGCCCTCGACATCACGGCCCACGGAAGCTGGCCCGCGTACCTCGCCAGTCGGTAG
- a CDS encoding VOC family protein: MSIFITTTSVFVDDQQKALDFYTGVLGFTTKNDVPVGEHRWLTVVGSTNDVELLLEPNEHPAAQAYTAALAADGIPAASFGVDDIQAEFERLTALGVVFLQPPTDMGPVTVATLDDTCGNLIQIASMS; the protein is encoded by the coding sequence ATGAGCATCTTCATCACCACGACGTCCGTCTTCGTGGACGACCAGCAGAAGGCCCTCGACTTCTACACGGGCGTTCTGGGGTTCACCACGAAGAACGACGTGCCCGTCGGAGAGCATCGCTGGCTCACCGTTGTCGGGTCGACCAACGACGTCGAGTTACTCCTCGAACCGAACGAGCATCCCGCGGCCCAGGCCTATACCGCGGCTCTCGCTGCCGACGGCATTCCGGCCGCGAGCTTCGGCGTCGACGACATCCAGGCCGAGTTCGAGCGCCTGACGGCACTCGGGGTTGTCTTCCTTCAGCCACCGACAGACATGGGTCCGGTGACCGTCGCCACCCTGGACGACACCTGTGGCAATCTCATCCAGATCGCGAGCATGTCCTAA
- a CDS encoding SDR family NAD(P)-dependent oxidoreductase, which translates to MSARHVVVVGGAGAIGSVVAQVLAEEGMRVTVADFADTAPIVAALPGEGHAGVRVDVTDRENVLATLGPDATVGRYDALIFAAGTNYTGPVATTDWEAWDRVLGVNLRGAAYFGQAASLNLEADPRECSIVYFSSTAGLKGEGGASVYASSKFGLIGFMECHASEIAQYGARANAVCPGNIDSPMLRTLAAQVAERNGVTTEETLALFAGSNAFNRLIDIREVAQVVAFLASAASTGMSGQSVVIDGPPN; encoded by the coding sequence ATGAGCGCCCGCCATGTCGTCGTCGTGGGCGGGGCAGGAGCGATCGGCTCGGTTGTTGCGCAGGTCCTTGCGGAGGAGGGGATGCGGGTCACAGTCGCCGACTTCGCCGACACGGCCCCCATCGTCGCAGCGCTACCGGGCGAGGGTCATGCCGGGGTGCGGGTGGACGTCACCGACCGCGAGAACGTCCTCGCCACCCTCGGCCCGGATGCCACCGTCGGACGGTACGACGCCCTCATCTTCGCCGCCGGAACCAACTACACGGGCCCCGTCGCCACGACGGACTGGGAGGCGTGGGACCGGGTGCTTGGCGTCAACCTGAGGGGAGCCGCCTACTTCGGCCAGGCAGCATCCCTCAACCTCGAGGCCGACCCGCGCGAGTGCAGCATCGTCTACTTCTCGTCGACCGCCGGTCTCAAGGGCGAAGGTGGCGCGAGCGTCTACGCGTCCTCCAAGTTCGGGCTCATCGGCTTCATGGAGTGCCACGCCTCGGAGATCGCCCAATACGGGGCCCGGGCGAACGCCGTGTGCCCCGGCAATATCGATTCCCCCATGCTGCGCACGCTCGCGGCGCAGGTCGCCGAGCGCAACGGCGTGACCACCGAGGAGACGCTCGCACTCTTCGCGGGGTCGAACGCCTTCAACCGGCTGATCGACATCCGCGAGGTCGCCCAGGTCGTCGCGTTCCTCGCAAGTGCGGCATCCACCGGCATGAGCGGGCAGTCGGTCGTCATCGACGGCCCACCGAACTAG
- the map gene encoding type I methionyl aminopeptidase, with product MPRDEHGNLVAGTVSPRRPIPASIPRPEYVGRAAPAPYDGDDIYTPEQVELIRESGRIAATAVELAGEAIRPGVRTDELDVIVHDYIVSQDAYPSTVGYRGFPKAVCTSINEVICHGIPDDTVLENGDIINIDVTAFKNGVHGDLSKTFIVGEARQEVVDLVDRTREAMNRGIKAVAPGRQINVIGRAIESYAKRFGYGVVRDYTGHGVGTAFHSGLIVPHYDAAPAFDQVMEVGMVFTIEPMLTMGTLEHPGAIAWDTWADDWTITTRDKALTAQFEHTLVVTERGADILTLP from the coding sequence ATGCCCCGCGACGAACACGGAAATCTCGTCGCGGGCACCGTGTCCCCGCGACGCCCCATCCCCGCCTCGATTCCCCGCCCCGAGTACGTGGGCCGGGCGGCCCCCGCGCCGTACGACGGCGACGACATCTACACTCCGGAGCAGGTCGAGCTCATCCGCGAATCCGGGCGCATAGCTGCCACAGCGGTCGAGCTCGCAGGTGAGGCGATCAGGCCAGGAGTGCGCACCGACGAACTGGATGTCATCGTCCACGACTACATCGTCAGTCAGGACGCCTACCCCTCGACAGTGGGCTATCGCGGCTTCCCCAAGGCCGTGTGCACGAGCATCAACGAGGTCATCTGCCATGGCATCCCGGATGACACGGTGCTCGAGAACGGCGACATCATCAACATCGACGTCACCGCCTTCAAGAACGGCGTTCACGGCGACCTCAGCAAGACGTTCATCGTCGGCGAGGCCCGACAGGAGGTCGTCGACCTCGTCGACCGAACCCGTGAGGCGATGAACCGCGGGATCAAGGCGGTCGCCCCCGGCCGGCAGATCAACGTCATCGGCCGGGCCATCGAGTCCTACGCCAAGCGCTTCGGCTACGGCGTCGTTCGCGACTACACCGGTCACGGGGTGGGCACCGCCTTCCACTCCGGCCTCATCGTTCCCCACTACGACGCCGCGCCGGCCTTCGACCAGGTGATGGAGGTGGGTATGGTGTTCACGATCGAACCGATGCTCACGATGGGCACCCTTGAGCACCCCGGCGCGATCGCGTGGGACACCTGGGCGGATGACTGGACCATCACCACCCGCGACAAGGCACTCACCGCCCAGTTCGAACACACCCTGGTCGTCACCGAGCGCGGTGCCGACATCCTCACACTGCCGTAA
- the ppgK gene encoding polyphosphate--glucose phosphotransferase has translation MGHALGVDIGGTGIKAAIVDTDTGELVSERIKLPTPSGGEPNDIVATVVTLVEKLGGLGEGVPVGVCFPAIVRNGRTMSAANVSKKWIGLEAEALFEKALGRDIHFVNDADAAGYAEVRYGAAKDVTGLVLLTTLGTGIGSALIYNGVLIPNSELGHLIVDGRDAEKRASYAAKERSRLSWKSWAKRLQKYYGHLEMLFSPDLFVVGGGVSKSYQEFLPLLSLSTPIVPAVHRNNAGILGAAALAALPR, from the coding sequence ATGGGACATGCACTCGGCGTCGACATCGGCGGAACCGGAATCAAGGCCGCGATCGTCGACACCGACACCGGCGAACTGGTGAGCGAGCGCATCAAGCTTCCCACCCCGAGCGGTGGTGAACCGAACGACATCGTCGCGACGGTCGTGACGCTCGTCGAAAAACTCGGCGGACTCGGCGAGGGAGTCCCCGTCGGGGTGTGCTTCCCGGCGATCGTGCGCAACGGTCGCACGATGTCGGCCGCGAACGTCTCGAAGAAGTGGATCGGACTCGAGGCCGAAGCCCTCTTCGAGAAGGCGCTCGGGCGGGACATCCACTTCGTCAACGACGCGGATGCCGCGGGCTACGCCGAGGTGCGCTACGGCGCTGCCAAGGACGTGACCGGCCTCGTCCTGCTGACGACCCTCGGCACGGGCATCGGCAGCGCGCTCATCTACAACGGCGTGCTCATCCCGAACTCCGAGCTCGGCCACCTCATCGTCGACGGGCGTGACGCCGAGAAGCGCGCATCGTACGCGGCCAAGGAACGCTCGCGTCTGAGCTGGAAGTCCTGGGCGAAGCGGCTCCAGAAGTACTACGGGCACCTCGAGATGCTCTTCTCCCCCGACCTCTTCGTCGTGGGGGGCGGCGTCTCCAAGAGCTACCAGGAGTTCCTGCCGCTGCTCTCGCTCAGCACGCCGATCGTGCCCGCAGTGCACCGCAACAACGCGGGCATCCTCGGTGCCGCGGCTCTCGCCGCCCTTCCGCGGTAG
- a CDS encoding DUF72 domain-containing protein yields the protein MGSRVVVGMAGWVYPDWRGTFYPKGLVQKNELAWASEHVTSIELNGSFYSLQKQTSWYSWRDATPEAFVFSVKAPRFITHIRRLDDVEEPLANFFASGILALGSKLGAILWQLPPSQEFEPYLIERFFALLPHTTTEAAERAQQRSERMHGREHLETDADRPFRHAIEVRHSSFGHPTFVELARQYGIAIVYGDSGGKWPVIDDATTDFRYARLHADTAVYPGGFYEPDDLATWSARISGWLADGQDAYIYFDNDTKVRAPIDAMSLLELLRD from the coding sequence ATGGGTTCGCGCGTTGTCGTCGGCATGGCCGGGTGGGTCTACCCCGACTGGCGCGGCACGTTCTACCCGAAGGGGCTCGTGCAGAAGAACGAGCTCGCCTGGGCGAGCGAGCACGTGACATCCATCGAACTCAATGGCTCGTTCTACTCCCTGCAGAAGCAGACGAGTTGGTACTCCTGGCGGGATGCCACGCCCGAGGCGTTCGTCTTCTCGGTGAAGGCCCCGCGCTTCATCACGCACATCCGTCGACTCGACGACGTCGAGGAGCCCCTCGCCAACTTCTTCGCCTCCGGCATCCTCGCCCTCGGGTCGAAGCTCGGCGCGATCCTGTGGCAGCTACCGCCGAGCCAGGAGTTCGAGCCGTACCTGATCGAGCGCTTCTTCGCCCTGCTCCCCCACACGACGACCGAGGCGGCGGAGCGAGCACAGCAGCGGAGCGAGCGGATGCACGGCCGCGAGCACCTCGAGACCGATGCCGACCGACCCTTCCGTCACGCCATCGAGGTGCGCCATTCCTCGTTCGGTCACCCGACCTTCGTGGAACTCGCACGCCAGTACGGCATCGCCATCGTCTACGGGGACTCCGGCGGCAAATGGCCCGTGATCGACGACGCCACCACGGACTTCCGCTATGCGCGCCTTCACGCGGACACGGCCGTCTACCCCGGAGGGTTCTACGAACCCGACGATCTCGCGACGTGGTCGGCACGGATTTCGGGATGGCTCGCGGACGGGCAGGACGCATACATCTACTTCGACAATGACACCAAGGTGCGGGCGCCGATCGACGCGATGTCGCTTCTCGAGCTGTTGCGCGACTAG
- a CDS encoding M20 family metallopeptidase has product MINVETVIADTQKLIGIESTNPGVLEADCADWIESRLRGMGLQVTRHPVQLGRDNLSVVIPGADRSAPRFVLVSHMDTVPIGSGWTRDPFGGQIDDGLLYGRGACDMKAGLALTLGLLEALTSTGTVPPADVVCFYTVDEEAPGMLGAYQLVEDALLRPDDQILAPEPSGMRLRISQMGLRWLTLTVTGKMAHAGRAHLGTNAAHIMAHIVVELESAFAALPFDDEILGRPRFTTGVITGGVSTNVVPALCTAELDLRIVPPLVPEDAVTMVDRVATDVLRRYEDASYSIDALGARRPPVRASDDSKIVRTLRASYLAVAGREPEVGGADGHEAYTDSAMIAALTGSTSSTVLGPGATDQAHTADEFVPIADLELGSALLWDMVTSW; this is encoded by the coding sequence ATGATCAACGTCGAGACCGTCATCGCCGACACCCAGAAGCTCATCGGCATCGAGAGCACGAACCCCGGCGTGCTCGAGGCGGACTGCGCCGACTGGATCGAGAGCAGGCTCCGCGGCATGGGGCTCCAGGTGACCAGGCACCCCGTGCAACTGGGACGCGACAACTTGAGCGTGGTCATCCCCGGCGCCGACCGCTCGGCTCCGCGGTTCGTCCTCGTCTCGCACATGGACACCGTGCCGATCGGGTCGGGCTGGACACGCGACCCCTTCGGCGGGCAGATCGACGACGGGCTCCTCTACGGTCGCGGCGCGTGTGACATGAAGGCGGGACTCGCCCTGACCCTCGGGCTCCTGGAGGCACTGACCTCCACGGGGACCGTTCCTCCTGCCGACGTCGTGTGCTTCTACACGGTCGACGAGGAGGCACCGGGGATGCTCGGTGCCTACCAGCTCGTCGAGGATGCGCTCCTCCGGCCCGACGACCAGATCCTCGCACCCGAGCCCTCGGGAATGCGCCTTCGGATATCCCAGATGGGGCTGCGCTGGCTGACCCTGACGGTCACGGGCAAGATGGCCCACGCCGGGCGCGCGCACCTCGGCACCAACGCTGCGCACATCATGGCCCATATCGTCGTCGAGCTCGAGTCCGCCTTCGCCGCGCTCCCTTTCGACGATGAGATCCTGGGGCGGCCGCGCTTCACGACGGGCGTCATCACGGGAGGCGTGTCGACGAACGTCGTGCCCGCCCTGTGCACGGCCGAGCTGGACCTCCGCATCGTGCCGCCCCTCGTGCCCGAGGATGCCGTGACCATGGTGGACCGCGTCGCGACCGACGTGCTGCGCCGGTACGAGGATGCCTCGTACTCGATCGATGCACTCGGAGCTCGACGACCTCCGGTCCGGGCATCCGACGATTCCAAGATCGTTCGCACACTTCGTGCCTCCTACCTCGCGGTCGCGGGACGTGAACCGGAAGTCGGTGGCGCCGACGGCCACGAGGCCTACACCGATTCCGCCATGATCGCTGCTCTCACCGGATCGACCTCGAGCACGGTGCTCGGGCCGGGAGCGACCGATCAGGCCCATACCGCCGACGAATTCGTGCCGATCGCCGACCTCGAACTCGGTTCGGCCCTGCTTTGGGACATGGTGACGTCATGGTGA
- a CDS encoding alpha-ketoacid dehydrogenase subunit beta, translating to MTMTDAAPRNINISQAVAEGLRLAMEADDRVVVIGEDVATQGGVFGSTRGLLKAFGPERVLDTPISEMAFTGMAVGLAMDGYRPVIEIMFVDFIGVCLEQVYNAVAKIPYMSGGRVDMPVVIKTAGGSIGAAAQHSQTLWGLFGHLPGLRVVAPSNPYDSKGMMAAAVASDDPVVFIEHKGLLLERAQDFEFGANVPREAYDVPLDRAAVVRPGSDLTLVTLSGSVRHALTATDAAILSGIDVEVIDLRSIVPIDWATIGASLAKTRALLVVDEDYLGYGLSGELITGAIERFGLGSLDYVGRHGNPGIPVPAALSLEKEIVPNSESILSAILKAGAAR from the coding sequence ATGACCATGACGGATGCAGCGCCCCGCAACATCAACATCTCGCAGGCCGTCGCCGAGGGGCTGCGGCTCGCGATGGAGGCAGACGACCGCGTGGTCGTCATCGGGGAGGATGTCGCGACCCAGGGCGGCGTCTTCGGCTCCACACGCGGGCTCCTCAAGGCGTTCGGCCCCGAGCGTGTGCTCGACACGCCGATCTCGGAGATGGCGTTCACCGGCATGGCCGTGGGCCTTGCGATGGACGGCTATCGTCCCGTCATCGAGATCATGTTCGTCGACTTCATCGGCGTGTGCCTCGAGCAGGTCTACAACGCGGTCGCGAAGATCCCCTACATGTCGGGCGGTCGCGTCGACATGCCCGTCGTCATCAAGACCGCCGGTGGCAGCATCGGTGCCGCCGCCCAGCACTCGCAGACCCTCTGGGGGCTCTTCGGCCACCTGCCGGGCCTGCGCGTGGTGGCTCCATCGAACCCGTACGACTCGAAGGGGATGATGGCTGCTGCCGTGGCATCCGACGACCCCGTCGTCTTCATCGAGCACAAGGGCCTCCTTTTGGAGCGCGCGCAGGACTTCGAGTTCGGCGCGAACGTTCCGCGTGAGGCCTACGACGTGCCCCTCGACAGGGCCGCCGTGGTGCGCCCCGGATCCGACCTCACCCTCGTCACCCTGAGCGGGTCAGTGAGGCACGCCCTGACGGCGACGGATGCCGCGATCCTCAGCGGTATCGACGTCGAAGTGATCGACCTCCGCAGCATCGTGCCCATCGACTGGGCGACGATCGGCGCCTCGCTCGCGAAGACTCGCGCCCTGCTCGTTGTCGACGAGGACTACCTCGGCTACGGCCTGAGCGGCGAGCTCATCACGGGGGCCATCGAGCGCTTCGGCCTCGGTTCCCTCGACTACGTCGGCAGGCACGGCAATCCCGGGATACCGGTGCCTGCCGCCCTGAGCCTCGAGAAGGAGATCGTGCCGAACTCCGAGTCGATCCTGTCCGCCATCCTGAAGGCGGGAGCGGCCCGATGA
- a CDS encoding SDR family NAD(P)-dependent oxidoreductase, translated as MRLADRVIVVTGGGSGIGAATVQRLADEGAVTVSFDLDEQRASASQPALGLACDVTDEASVSAALDAVIERYGRLDGAVLNAGIALEVPLTETTLDQWNRVIGVNLTGAFLVAKHAVSRMPDGGSLVFHASMSGLVATADEPAYCASKAGVLGLSRAIAVDYAKAGIRSNAVCPGVVDTPMTREQFAPHPEFRTAVEGMHPAGRFARPTEIAAATAYLLSDDASFVTGSELVVDGGYTAR; from the coding sequence ATGCGGCTGGCAGACCGGGTGATCGTGGTGACAGGAGGCGGCTCGGGAATCGGTGCCGCGACGGTTCAGCGACTTGCCGACGAGGGTGCTGTGACGGTGTCGTTCGACCTCGACGAGCAGCGGGCGAGTGCGTCGCAACCGGCGCTCGGCCTCGCGTGCGATGTCACCGACGAGGCGAGCGTCTCCGCCGCTCTCGACGCGGTGATCGAGCGGTACGGGAGGCTCGATGGTGCCGTGCTGAACGCTGGTATCGCCCTCGAGGTCCCGCTCACCGAGACGACCCTCGACCAGTGGAACCGCGTGATCGGCGTCAACCTCACGGGTGCCTTCCTCGTGGCCAAGCACGCGGTCTCCCGCATGCCGGACGGCGGCTCGCTGGTGTTCCACGCCTCGATGTCGGGCCTTGTGGCGACGGCGGACGAGCCGGCGTACTGCGCGAGCAAGGCGGGTGTTCTCGGCCTTTCGAGGGCCATCGCGGTGGACTACGCGAAGGCTGGCATCCGCTCGAACGCCGTCTGCCCCGGCGTCGTCGACACGCCCATGACACGCGAGCAGTTCGCCCCGCACCCCGAGTTCCGCACGGCGGTGGAGGGGATGCATCCGGCCGGACGTTTTGCGAGGCCCACGGAGATCGCCGCGGCGACGGCCTACCTGCTCTCCGACGACGCGAGCTTCGTGACCGGGTCGGAACTCGTCGTCGACGGTGGCTACACCGCGCGCTGA
- a CDS encoding metalloregulator ArsR/SmtB family transcription factor — MDAVFKAIADPVRRAIVDDLTVRNDQTLFEICVRLITERGMSMSRQAVSKHISILREAGLVTVASVGRTTVHHLETDALAEVRRWIETVQGETP; from the coding sequence GTGGACGCGGTCTTCAAAGCCATCGCCGACCCGGTGCGCCGGGCGATCGTCGATGACCTGACGGTGCGCAACGACCAGACGCTGTTCGAGATCTGTGTCCGCCTGATCACCGAACGCGGGATGTCGATGAGTCGGCAGGCCGTGTCCAAGCACATCTCGATACTGCGCGAGGCCGGTCTTGTCACTGTGGCGAGTGTCGGCCGGACCACCGTTCATCATCTCGAGACGGATGCCCTCGCCGAGGTGCGTCGCTGGATCGAGACCGTACAGGGAGAGACACCATGA